A genome region from Pseudomonas pergaminensis includes the following:
- a CDS encoding phage tail protein, which yields MNKHESLRAHLLATVAELKHDPDRLLIFIDNGKVRCTAAHTLSFEYSFDLQIILTAFAGHPDSVFLPILAWLSVNQSELLENLDKVKNGIQFEADILDKDKVDLSITLSLTEKVVVGKDAQGNTTVKHPNEPQYVVGYLNPNWRPGAQGNTSEWRVPDGE from the coding sequence ATGAACAAGCACGAAAGCCTGCGCGCTCACCTCTTGGCCACCGTCGCCGAGTTGAAGCACGACCCCGACCGCCTGTTGATATTCATCGACAACGGCAAGGTCCGTTGCACCGCCGCACATACGCTGTCGTTTGAATACAGCTTCGATCTGCAGATCATCCTCACCGCATTCGCCGGCCACCCTGACAGCGTGTTCCTGCCCATCCTGGCTTGGCTCAGCGTCAACCAGTCCGAGCTGCTGGAGAACCTGGACAAGGTCAAAAATGGCATCCAGTTCGAAGCCGACATCCTCGACAAGGACAAAGTGGACCTCAGCATTACTTTGTCGCTGACAGAAAAAGTCGTCGTCGGCAAAGATGCCCAGGGCAATACCACCGTCAAGCACCCGAACGAACCGCAGTACGTGGTTGGCTACCTCAATCCAAACTGGAGGCCTGGGGCCCAGGGCAACACCAGTGAATGGCGAGTGCCTGATGGCGAATAA
- the lysB gene encoding Rz-like lysis system protein LysB (The gene for this Rz-like phage lysis system protein may overlap extensively with the gene for the other spanin subunit, the Rz1-like protein in the outer membrane.), which produces MSPLRQALYGIALLGALALLIWGQEARINVAEGKTDLAKAAAKTARDDADRNLETAKTLTATLKQERDAQSLLRSQQDQLRLGLAKRERTIKELKLENDELRKWADQPLPDAARRLRERPALTGADAYRDWLSGRDAVRAAGDQPTQ; this is translated from the coding sequence ATGAGCCCCCTGCGCCAGGCCCTGTACGGCATTGCCCTGCTCGGCGCCCTGGCGCTGTTGATCTGGGGCCAGGAGGCACGCATCAACGTCGCCGAAGGCAAAACCGACCTAGCAAAGGCTGCGGCCAAGACCGCCCGCGACGACGCCGACCGCAATCTTGAAACCGCCAAAACCCTCACCGCCACCCTGAAACAGGAGCGCGATGCACAGAGCCTCCTGCGCAGCCAGCAGGACCAACTGCGCTTGGGCCTGGCGAAACGCGAGCGAACCATAAAGGAGCTGAAACTTGAGAACGACGAACTACGCAAATGGGCTGATCAGCCTTTGCCTGACGCTGCTCGCCGGCTGCGCGAGCGCCCCGCCCTCACCGGCGCCGACGCTTATCGCGACTGGCTGTCCGGCCGTGACGCCGTGCGTGCTGCCGGCGACCAGCCCACTCAATAA
- a CDS encoding N-acetylmuramidase domain-containing protein: MTTLRHGDRSQAVLILQKNLNKHGAKLVPDGDYGDATEIAVRAYQLKVGLVADGVAGTKTQASLAGGDCAQLLRNVDLVTAADRLGVPLASIYAVNEVESKGRGFLDNGKPVILFERHIMYRQLAKVRHPGDDPAELKRHTDQLAVANPALVNPKSGGYSGGTAEHQRLAMARLIDETAALESASWGAFQIMGFHWQRLGYASVQDFVAAMSAGESQQFDAFTRFIETDPALHKALKARKWAEFAKLYNGPDYLRNLYDTKLQRAYERHAGCECGRGVAA; this comes from the coding sequence ATGACGACCCTTCGCCACGGCGACCGCTCGCAAGCGGTACTGATCCTGCAAAAAAACCTCAACAAGCACGGCGCCAAATTGGTGCCGGACGGTGACTACGGCGACGCCACTGAAATCGCCGTGCGCGCCTACCAGCTCAAAGTCGGCCTGGTCGCCGATGGTGTCGCCGGTACCAAGACGCAAGCCAGCCTTGCCGGTGGCGACTGCGCCCAGCTGCTGCGCAATGTCGATCTGGTGACCGCTGCCGATCGCCTTGGCGTGCCACTGGCGAGCATCTACGCGGTCAACGAGGTGGAATCCAAGGGCAGGGGCTTTCTCGACAACGGCAAGCCGGTGATTCTGTTCGAACGCCACATCATGTACCGCCAACTCGCCAAGGTCCGCCACCCAGGCGACGACCCGGCCGAACTCAAGCGTCACACCGACCAACTCGCGGTCGCCAACCCTGCCCTGGTCAACCCGAAATCCGGCGGGTACAGCGGCGGTACCGCCGAACACCAACGCCTGGCCATGGCCCGCCTGATCGACGAAACCGCTGCGCTGGAGTCCGCGTCCTGGGGCGCCTTCCAGATCATGGGCTTTCACTGGCAGCGCCTTGGCTACGCCAGCGTGCAGGACTTTGTGGCGGCGATGAGTGCCGGCGAATCGCAGCAGTTCGACGCGTTCACACGCTTCATTGAAACCGACCCGGCGCTGCACAAGGCACTCAAAGCCCGCAAATGGGCCGAGTTCGCCAAGCTCTACAACGGGCCGGATTACCTGCGCAATCTGTACGACACCAAGCTCCAGCGCGCCTACGAACGGCACGCGGGTTGCGAGTGCGGGCGAGGGGTGGCGGCATGA
- a CDS encoding phage holin, lambda family yields MKRMPDRPDTWAWLAAWLEQNWPTLYAGILALIIAALRIMYGGGTFRRMVVEAPLCGTLALAASHGLALLGIPTSTAPFFGGVIGLLGVEGTRAAAKKFFNRKVEQL; encoded by the coding sequence ATGAAGCGCATGCCTGACCGTCCCGACACCTGGGCCTGGCTCGCCGCCTGGCTCGAACAGAACTGGCCGACTCTTTACGCCGGAATCCTGGCCTTGATCATCGCCGCCCTGCGGATCATGTACGGCGGTGGCACCTTCCGCCGGATGGTGGTCGAAGCCCCGCTATGCGGCACGTTGGCCCTGGCCGCGAGCCACGGCTTGGCGCTGCTCGGCATCCCGACGTCCACCGCGCCGTTCTTCGGCGGGGTTATCGGGCTGCTCGGCGTGGAAGGCACCCGCGCGGCGGCGAAGAAGTTTTTCAACCGGAAGGTAGAGCAGCTATGA
- a CDS encoding tail protein X: MPVAVRTNQNDTVDALCWRFYGRTAGVTEAVLEANPGLADHGPILPQGLVVNMPEAQTTAHQRQMVQLWN; encoded by the coding sequence ATGCCCGTCGCCGTCCGCACCAACCAAAACGACACCGTTGACGCCCTCTGCTGGCGGTTCTACGGCCGCACCGCCGGTGTTACCGAGGCCGTGCTTGAGGCCAACCCCGGTCTGGCCGACCACGGCCCGATCCTCCCGCAAGGCCTTGTCGTCAACATGCCCGAAGCTCAAACCACCGCGCACCAGCGGCAGATGGTGCAGCTATGGAATTGA
- a CDS encoding head completion/stabilization protein: protein MSAFVASGTVDSGHINTDPFWPSIDLDGLRATLRIDPSVTPARLETAVIAAAINLNNELSEWRTAQQAAGYVTLADVPGDRIKDVSVKVHLYRRAIEAGTGAEVCERYRDYSVTNTGSDKADALTPNIDDYRRDLRWAVRDFLGRTRTTVELI from the coding sequence ATGAGCGCATTTGTAGCCAGCGGCACAGTCGACAGCGGCCACATCAACACCGACCCATTCTGGCCGTCGATTGATCTGGACGGCTTGCGCGCCACTCTGCGCATTGACCCCAGCGTCACCCCTGCGCGACTTGAAACCGCAGTGATCGCCGCCGCGATCAACCTCAACAACGAGCTGAGCGAGTGGCGCACCGCGCAACAGGCCGCAGGCTACGTCACCCTCGCCGACGTGCCGGGCGACCGCATCAAGGACGTGTCGGTCAAGGTCCACCTCTACCGCCGCGCGATCGAGGCCGGCACCGGCGCCGAAGTCTGCGAGCGGTACCGCGACTACAGCGTGACCAACACCGGCAGCGACAAAGCCGACGCACTCACCCCCAACATTGACGACTACCGCCGCGACTTGCGCTGGGCCGTGCGTGACTTCCTCGGCCGCACCCGCACCACCGTGGAGTTGATCTGA
- a CDS encoding phage terminase small subunit, with translation MALSIAQAHQRRARAAMEAAKTAPQQSMAGATAYEHQLNQLLQDRLRLKAIQSTAAKEALKPQLLPQYVPYVEGVLAGGNGAQDDVLTTIMVWRIDAGEYAGALDIADYVLKHKLIMPDRFERTTGCLVAEEIATAALKAQKTNGTFDLSILHRTIELTDDEDMPDQARAKLYLATGRATVHGITAEEPGQPGQIQAGIDLLKRAIELHDSCGGKKDLDGAERLLKKYAAPST, from the coding sequence ATGGCACTCAGCATTGCCCAAGCCCACCAACGCCGCGCTCGCGCGGCCATGGAAGCAGCGAAAACCGCACCGCAGCAATCCATGGCCGGTGCGACCGCTTACGAGCACCAGTTGAATCAGCTGCTACAGGATCGGCTACGCCTGAAGGCGATCCAGTCCACTGCTGCCAAGGAAGCGCTCAAGCCGCAGCTATTGCCTCAGTACGTGCCTTATGTCGAGGGCGTACTTGCGGGCGGCAACGGCGCTCAGGATGACGTCCTCACCACCATCATGGTTTGGCGGATCGACGCCGGTGAATACGCCGGTGCGTTGGACATCGCCGACTACGTGCTCAAGCACAAGCTGATCATGCCCGACCGTTTCGAGCGCACCACCGGCTGCCTGGTCGCGGAAGAAATCGCCACCGCAGCACTGAAGGCGCAAAAAACCAACGGCACGTTCGACCTGAGCATCTTGCATCGCACCATTGAGCTGACCGACGACGAAGACATGCCCGACCAAGCCCGCGCCAAGCTCTACCTGGCAACGGGCCGTGCCACGGTGCATGGTATCACGGCAGAGGAACCCGGCCAGCCGGGGCAAATTCAGGCCGGTATCGACCTGCTCAAGCGCGCCATCGAGCTGCACGACAGCTGCGGCGGCAAGAAGGACTTGGACGGCGCCGAACGCCTCCTGAAAAAATACGCTGCACCTTCTACCTAG
- a CDS encoding phage major capsid protein, P2 family, which translates to MRNDTRKLFAGYLSQVAQLNGVESATATFSVDPTIQQRLETKIQESSEFLTKVNVIGVDEQEGEKVGLGVGGTVASRTNTNLKKREPRSIGTLSSDKYKAEQTDFDTFVSYKQLDAWAKFPDFQTRLSSAIAQRQALDRIQIGFYGVSAAEQTDRTAHPLLEDVNIGWLQQYRTHAPDRVLKEGAVAGKITIGKTGDFKNIDALVYDAIQLLDPWFRRNPGLVVLTGRELVHDKFLALVNKDQDATNTLASDLIISQRRVGGLPLYEVPYIPEGTILITTFANLSVYWQIGGRRRYLKEEPEWNRVSNFESSNEAYVVEEYGLGCLLENITPVEDAGGEG; encoded by the coding sequence ATGCGTAACGACACTCGAAAACTCTTTGCCGGCTACCTCAGCCAGGTCGCGCAGCTCAACGGCGTCGAATCGGCCACCGCCACGTTCAGCGTTGATCCAACTATCCAGCAGCGCCTGGAAACCAAGATTCAGGAATCCAGCGAGTTCCTGACCAAGGTCAACGTCATCGGCGTCGATGAACAGGAAGGCGAAAAGGTCGGCCTGGGCGTGGGCGGCACCGTTGCCAGCCGAACCAACACCAACCTCAAGAAGCGTGAGCCGCGCAGCATTGGCACTCTGTCGAGCGACAAGTACAAGGCCGAACAGACCGACTTCGACACCTTCGTCAGCTACAAGCAGCTCGATGCCTGGGCAAAGTTCCCGGACTTCCAGACCCGCCTGTCCAGCGCCATTGCTCAACGCCAGGCGCTCGACCGCATCCAGATCGGTTTCTATGGCGTTTCGGCCGCAGAGCAAACCGACCGCACCGCGCACCCGTTGCTGGAAGACGTCAACATCGGCTGGCTCCAGCAGTACCGCACCCACGCCCCAGACCGCGTGCTGAAGGAAGGTGCTGTCGCCGGAAAAATCACCATCGGCAAAACCGGGGACTTCAAGAACATCGACGCCCTAGTCTACGACGCTATCCAGTTGCTCGACCCTTGGTTTCGCCGCAACCCTGGCCTGGTCGTGCTGACCGGCCGCGAACTGGTCCACGACAAGTTCCTGGCCCTGGTCAACAAGGACCAGGACGCGACCAACACCCTGGCGAGCGACCTGATCATCTCGCAACGCCGCGTCGGTGGCCTGCCGCTGTACGAGGTGCCGTACATCCCCGAAGGCACGATCCTCATCACCACCTTCGCCAACCTGTCCGTGTACTGGCAGATCGGCGGGCGCCGCCGCTACCTCAAGGAAGAGCCGGAGTGGAACCGAGTCAGCAACTTCGAATCGTCGAACGAGGCGTACGTGGTCGAGGAATACGGCCTGGGTTGCCTGCTGGAAAACATCACCCCAGTCGAAGACGCCGGCGGCGAGGGTTAA
- a CDS encoding GPO family capsid scaffolding protein: MKKFRSNWFRVAVEGATSDKRTIKRSWLEQSAKNFNPSTYGARIWLEHFRSVMPDSPFKAYGDVLAVKTEEVEIHGLKKLALFAQVEPTPELIAMNKAKQKIYTSIEIDDSFADTGEAYIVGLAVTDSPASLGTDVLAFSAQKPESSPFKDRHYSSTSMFTEAVETELQFEEIEDKPGLGAQLFSKVQALLGGKQAKDDAEFAQIGQAVEAIADHVKDLPEQLAAEKKFSGDLNTKVEQLSKDLTDLKTTLGKTQDHSQTQRPPVTGGGNQALAEF; the protein is encoded by the coding sequence ATGAAGAAATTTCGCAGCAACTGGTTCCGCGTCGCCGTCGAGGGCGCTACTTCCGACAAGCGCACCATCAAACGCAGCTGGCTGGAACAGTCCGCGAAGAACTTCAACCCATCCACTTACGGCGCCCGTATTTGGCTGGAGCACTTCCGTAGTGTGATGCCGGACAGTCCGTTCAAAGCCTACGGTGATGTGCTCGCGGTCAAGACCGAAGAAGTAGAAATCCACGGCCTGAAAAAGCTAGCCCTGTTCGCCCAGGTCGAACCGACGCCTGAGCTGATCGCCATGAACAAGGCCAAACAGAAGATCTACACCTCGATCGAGATCGACGACAGCTTCGCCGATACCGGCGAAGCCTACATCGTCGGCCTGGCCGTGACCGATTCACCGGCCAGCCTGGGCACCGACGTGCTGGCGTTCTCCGCGCAAAAGCCTGAATCCAGCCCGTTCAAGGATCGCCACTACTCCAGCACTTCGATGTTCACCGAAGCCGTGGAAACCGAGCTGCAATTTGAAGAAATCGAAGACAAGCCCGGTCTCGGCGCCCAGCTCTTCAGCAAAGTACAGGCGCTACTGGGCGGCAAGCAGGCAAAGGACGATGCCGAGTTCGCCCAGATCGGCCAGGCCGTCGAAGCGATCGCCGACCACGTCAAGGATCTGCCCGAGCAACTGGCTGCCGAGAAGAAGTTTTCCGGCGATTTGAACACCAAGGTTGAGCAGCTCAGCAAAGACCTGACCGACCTGAAAACCACCCTCGGTAAAACCCAAGACCACTCCCAAACCCAGCGCCCACCGGTAACCGGCGGCGGCAACCAAGCCCTGGCTGAGTTCTGA